One genomic window of Pseudomonas aeruginosa includes the following:
- a CDS encoding cytochrome c/FTR1 family iron permease produces the protein MHPPKILLWLLPLVCAFSLGALADTAVDPSQALHLLSYLAADYPPTVADGKIVDPSEYQEQVEFVGNLQALVLTLPMRPERAELERGVASLRQAIEQRLPGRDVALQARNLEARVADIYQVVQTPAITPDPSRAAPIYAQQCAICHGDAGKGDGPAGIGLEPPPANLTDRQRLDHLSLYDLRNVIGLGVAGTDMPAFADQLDERQRWDLASYVAGLSARSAQPDKAHAYPLATLATQTPAEVAEYDGEAAAESFRALRAHPPLEQRGPGQLIDYTAATLDKSFAVYREGDRDQAYDLSVAAYLEGFELVESSLDNVDADLRRSTEKQLMAYRQALRDGLPEIQVAQQLELAKGKLAEAAKQLGGDSLSFSISFVSALLILLREGVEAILVLAAILAFLRNTGQESAVRGVHVGWGLAFVAGFATWALAAYVIDIGGAQRELMEGFTSLFACVMVLWLGVWMHDRRHAAAWQDYIRSSLVGGGGRFGFAVLAFFSVYRELFEVILFYETLWLQAGPAGHNAVIGGAATAVVLLIGLAWVILRGSAKLPLGLFFSINAALLCALSVVFAGHGVIALQEAGVIGTRPVPFFDFDWLGIKADAYSLSAQAMAMVAIALLYGRSRIVERRRAAANAAD, from the coding sequence ATGCACCCTCCGAAAATCCTGCTGTGGCTGCTGCCGCTGGTCTGCGCGTTCAGCCTTGGAGCTCTAGCCGACACGGCCGTCGACCCCTCCCAAGCCTTGCATCTGTTGAGTTACCTGGCGGCCGACTATCCGCCGACCGTGGCTGACGGCAAGATCGTCGACCCCAGCGAATACCAGGAACAGGTGGAGTTCGTCGGCAACCTGCAGGCATTGGTCCTGACCCTGCCGATGCGCCCCGAGCGCGCCGAGCTGGAGAGGGGCGTCGCCAGCCTGCGCCAGGCCATCGAGCAGCGCTTGCCGGGAAGGGACGTGGCCCTCCAGGCGCGCAACCTCGAGGCACGGGTGGCGGATATCTACCAGGTGGTGCAGACCCCCGCGATCACCCCCGACCCGAGCCGCGCGGCGCCGATCTATGCCCAGCAGTGCGCAATCTGCCATGGCGATGCGGGCAAGGGCGACGGCCCCGCCGGCATCGGCCTGGAACCGCCGCCAGCGAACCTCACCGATCGCCAGCGCCTCGACCACCTGAGCCTCTACGACCTGCGTAACGTCATCGGCCTAGGCGTGGCGGGCACCGACATGCCGGCGTTCGCCGACCAGCTCGACGAACGCCAGCGCTGGGATCTGGCCAGCTATGTGGCCGGCCTGAGCGCCCGCAGTGCGCAGCCGGACAAGGCCCATGCCTACCCGCTGGCGACCCTGGCCACGCAGACTCCGGCCGAAGTCGCCGAGTACGACGGCGAGGCCGCTGCGGAGAGCTTCCGCGCCCTGCGTGCGCATCCGCCGCTGGAGCAGCGCGGTCCTGGGCAGTTGATCGACTATACCGCCGCCACCCTGGACAAGAGCTTCGCGGTCTATCGCGAAGGCGACCGCGACCAGGCCTACGACCTGTCGGTGGCGGCCTACCTGGAAGGCTTCGAGCTGGTGGAAAGCTCGCTGGACAACGTCGACGCCGATTTGCGCCGCTCCACCGAGAAGCAGCTGATGGCCTACCGCCAGGCGTTGCGCGATGGCCTCCCGGAAATCCAGGTGGCGCAACAGCTGGAGCTGGCCAAGGGCAAGCTGGCAGAGGCCGCCAAGCAGCTTGGCGGCGACTCGCTGAGTTTCTCCATCAGTTTCGTTTCCGCCTTGTTGATCCTGTTGCGCGAAGGGGTAGAGGCAATCCTGGTGCTTGCCGCCATCCTCGCCTTCCTGCGCAATACCGGGCAGGAAAGTGCCGTGCGTGGCGTGCACGTCGGCTGGGGGCTGGCCTTCGTCGCCGGCTTCGCCACCTGGGCGTTGGCCGCCTATGTGATCGATATCGGCGGTGCCCAGCGCGAGCTGATGGAGGGCTTCACCTCTCTGTTCGCCTGCGTGATGGTGCTCTGGCTCGGCGTCTGGATGCACGACCGCCGCCACGCGGCAGCCTGGCAGGACTACATCCGCAGCAGCCTGGTGGGCGGTGGCGGACGCTTCGGCTTCGCAGTGCTGGCGTTCTTCTCGGTCTACCGCGAGTTGTTCGAGGTCATCCTGTTCTACGAAACCCTCTGGTTGCAGGCCGGACCGGCCGGGCACAATGCCGTGATCGGCGGCGCGGCGACCGCCGTGGTCCTGCTGATCGGCCTGGCCTGGGTGATCCTGCGTGGTTCGGCGAAACTGCCGCTGGGGTTGTTCTTCAGCATCAACGCGGCGTTGCTCTGTGCGCTCTCGGTGGTGTTCGCCGGACATGGCGTCATCGCCTTGCAGGAAGCCGGGGTGATCGGCACCCGTCCGGTGCCGTTCTTCGACTTCGACTGGCTGGGGATCAAGGCTGACGCCTATTCGCTGTCGGCCCAGGCCATGGCAATGGTGGCCATCGCGCTGCTCTACGGACGTAGCCGGATCGTCGAGCGCCGGCGTGCGGCGGCCAACGCCGCCGACTGA
- a CDS encoding LysE family transporter translates to MLVSTWFAFFLACWAISLSPGAGAIASMSCGLQYGFARGYWNALGLQIGLALQIAIVAAGVGALLATSALAFSLIKWFGVAYLVYLAVRQWQAPPQALSTDGERPLGRPLTLVLRGFLVNASNPKAVIFMLAVLPQFIDPHQPLLAQYLIMGGTMIVVDLIVMAGYTGLAARVLRVLRSPRQQKLVNRTFASLFVGAAGLLATVRRAPL, encoded by the coding sequence ATGCTCGTCAGTACCTGGTTCGCCTTCTTCCTCGCCTGCTGGGCCATCAGCCTGTCGCCGGGCGCCGGAGCCATCGCCTCGATGTCCTGCGGGTTGCAGTACGGCTTTGCGCGAGGCTACTGGAACGCGCTGGGCCTGCAGATCGGCCTGGCCCTGCAGATCGCCATCGTCGCCGCCGGCGTCGGTGCGTTGCTGGCGACCTCGGCACTGGCTTTCAGCCTGATCAAGTGGTTCGGCGTGGCCTACCTGGTGTACCTGGCGGTGCGCCAGTGGCAGGCGCCGCCACAGGCCTTGAGCACCGATGGCGAACGGCCTCTGGGGCGACCGTTGACCCTGGTGCTGCGTGGTTTCCTGGTCAACGCCAGCAATCCCAAGGCGGTGATCTTCATGCTCGCGGTGCTGCCGCAGTTCATCGACCCGCACCAGCCGCTGCTGGCGCAATACCTGATCATGGGCGGCACCATGATCGTCGTCGACCTGATCGTCATGGCCGGCTACACCGGGCTGGCTGCGCGCGTGCTACGCGTACTGCGTTCGCCGCGCCAGCAGAAGCTGGTGAACCGTACCTTCGCCAGCCTGTTCGTCGGTGCCGCGGGGCTGCTGGCGACGGTACGCCGAGCGCCGCTCTGA
- a CDS encoding TerC family protein translates to MEWLASPEIWVAFLTLTALEIVLGIDNIIFISILVGRLPPAQQPKARFFGLALAMGTRILLLLSITWVMRLTTDLFHLFGQGISGRDLILFFGGLFLLFKSTMEIYHSLEGAEEEQKSGGKVHGFMGIIVQIAIIDIIFSLDSVITAVGLVQNVPVMVAAIVISVGVMMLAAGTISDFIEKHPSLKMLALSFLIVVGTVLVAESFEVHVPKGYVYFAMAFSLAVEALNIRLRGALARKRGEEPVKLRKGSPD, encoded by the coding sequence ATGGAATGGCTCGCCAGTCCTGAAATCTGGGTCGCGTTCCTGACCCTGACCGCCCTGGAAATCGTCCTCGGCATCGACAACATCATCTTCATCTCGATCCTGGTCGGGCGCCTGCCGCCGGCCCAGCAACCGAAGGCGCGCTTCTTCGGCCTGGCCCTGGCCATGGGCACGCGGATCCTGCTGTTGCTCTCGATCACCTGGGTCATGCGCCTGACCACCGACCTGTTCCACCTGTTCGGCCAGGGCATCTCCGGGCGTGACCTGATCCTCTTCTTCGGCGGCCTGTTCCTGCTGTTCAAGAGCACCATGGAGATCTACCACAGCCTGGAAGGCGCGGAAGAAGAGCAGAAGAGCGGCGGCAAGGTCCACGGCTTCATGGGCATCATCGTCCAGATCGCGATCATCGACATCATCTTCTCCCTGGACTCGGTGATCACCGCCGTCGGTCTGGTGCAGAACGTGCCGGTGATGGTCGCGGCGATCGTCATCTCGGTCGGCGTGATGATGCTGGCGGCAGGCACCATCAGCGACTTCATCGAGAAACACCCCTCGCTGAAGATGCTCGCCCTGTCGTTCCTCATCGTGGTCGGCACCGTGCTGGTGGCCGAGTCCTTCGAAGTGCACGTGCCGAAAGGCTACGTCTACTTCGCCATGGCCTTCTCCCTGGCGGTGGAGGCGCTGAACATCCGCTTGCGCGGGGCCCTGGCGCGCAAGCGCGGCGAAGAGCCGGTGAAGCTGCGCAAGGGTTCGCCGGACTGA
- a CDS encoding mechanosensitive ion channel family protein: MEDLQVLTQTWSGPLVVALQILLILLVAWLLQRLVRRTVTRIGERYPVPPELLLPLRGGLRWLIMVSALIMVLERLGVSAEVLWTALTGFAAVAAVAFFAIWSVLSNLFCALLIFTVGPFRIGDRVELIDSADKPGVTGRVVAINLLYTTLEETLEDGSPGPLLQVPNSLFFQKAVRRWRGPGFSTPTKNGK; the protein is encoded by the coding sequence ATGGAAGACTTGCAGGTGTTGACGCAGACCTGGAGCGGGCCGCTGGTGGTGGCGCTGCAGATCCTGCTCATCCTGCTGGTCGCCTGGCTGCTACAGCGCCTGGTCCGACGCACGGTGACCCGTATCGGCGAGCGTTATCCGGTGCCGCCGGAGCTGCTCCTGCCGCTGCGTGGGGGCCTGCGCTGGCTGATCATGGTCAGCGCACTGATCATGGTGCTGGAGCGCCTGGGCGTGTCGGCCGAAGTGCTGTGGACCGCGCTGACCGGTTTCGCCGCGGTGGCGGCGGTAGCCTTCTTCGCCATCTGGAGCGTGCTCTCCAACCTGTTCTGTGCGTTGCTGATCTTCACCGTCGGGCCGTTCCGCATCGGTGACCGCGTGGAGCTGATCGATAGCGCCGACAAACCGGGCGTCACCGGACGCGTGGTTGCCATCAATCTCTTGTATACGACACTGGAAGAAACCCTCGAGGATGGCTCGCCGGGCCCACTGCTGCAGGTTCCCAACAGCCTGTTCTTCCAGAAAGCCGTGCGTCGCTGGCGTGGGCCAGGTTTTTCAACTCCAACAAAAAACGGGAAATAA
- a CDS encoding ATP-binding cassette domain-containing protein, producing the protein MIRLLNLTLQRGPQRLLEAAELTLHAGQKAGLIGANGAGKSSLFALLRGQLGQDAGDCLLPADWRIAHMRQEVDTLDRLAVDYVLDGDSRLREIQAALAVAEAAHDGSALARLHTELDNADGYTADARARKLLAGLGFSSEQMERRVGDFSGGWRMRLNLAQALMCPSDLLLLDEPTNHLDLDAILWLEEWLKGYPGTLVLISHDRDFLDAVVDHVVHLENRKLILYRGGYSAFERTRAERLAQQQQAYEKQQAQRAHMESFIARFKAKATKARQAQSRIKALERLEELAPAHVDSPFNFSFRESDKISRPLLDLGEGRLGYGDKAVLEKVKLQLVPGARIGLLGPNGAGKSTLIKTLAGDLPELGGRLLRGENLAIGYFAQHQLDSLDPQASPLLHLQRIAPGEREQTLKDFLGGFDFRGVRVDEPVLNFSGGEKARLALALIAWQKPNLLLLDEPTNHLDLEMRLALTMALQEFSGAVLVVSHDRHLLKSTTDEFLLVADGRVVPFDGDLDDYARWLVDYRARKAPQAETAPGAPTERTDKRAQRQAAAALRQQLAPHKREADKLERELGGLHEKLAAIEARLGDSALYDVSRKDELRELLSEQSSLKVREGELEERWLEALETLEALQKELEASE; encoded by the coding sequence ATGATCCGACTCCTCAATCTTACGCTACAGCGCGGGCCGCAGCGCCTCCTGGAAGCTGCTGAACTGACCCTGCACGCCGGCCAGAAAGCCGGTCTCATCGGGGCCAATGGCGCTGGCAAGTCCAGCTTGTTCGCGCTGTTGCGCGGCCAGCTCGGGCAGGATGCCGGCGACTGCCTGTTGCCCGCCGACTGGCGCATCGCGCACATGCGCCAGGAGGTCGATACCCTGGATCGCCTGGCGGTGGATTACGTGCTCGACGGCGACAGTCGCCTGCGCGAGATCCAGGCGGCGCTGGCCGTCGCCGAAGCGGCGCACGACGGTTCTGCCCTGGCGCGCCTGCATACCGAGCTGGACAACGCCGACGGTTATACCGCCGATGCACGGGCGCGCAAGCTGCTGGCCGGGCTCGGCTTCAGCAGCGAGCAGATGGAGCGCCGGGTCGGTGATTTCTCCGGTGGTTGGAGGATGCGCCTGAACCTGGCGCAGGCGCTGATGTGCCCGTCCGACCTGCTGTTGCTCGACGAACCGACCAACCACCTCGACCTGGACGCCATCCTCTGGCTGGAAGAGTGGCTCAAGGGTTATCCCGGCACTCTGGTGCTGATCTCCCACGACCGCGACTTCCTCGATGCGGTGGTGGACCACGTGGTGCATCTGGAAAACCGCAAGCTGATCCTCTACCGCGGCGGCTATTCCGCTTTCGAGCGGACCCGCGCCGAGCGGCTGGCTCAGCAACAGCAGGCCTACGAGAAACAGCAGGCGCAGCGTGCGCACATGGAAAGCTTCATCGCCCGCTTCAAGGCCAAGGCCACCAAGGCGCGCCAGGCGCAGAGCCGGATCAAGGCGCTGGAGCGTCTAGAGGAACTGGCGCCGGCACATGTCGATTCGCCGTTCAATTTCAGTTTCCGCGAGTCGGACAAGATCTCCCGGCCGTTGCTGGATCTCGGCGAAGGCCGTCTCGGCTATGGCGACAAGGCGGTGCTGGAGAAGGTCAAGCTGCAACTGGTGCCCGGTGCGCGGATCGGCCTGCTCGGTCCCAACGGCGCCGGCAAGTCGACGCTGATCAAGACCCTGGCCGGGGACCTGCCCGAGCTGGGCGGCCGCCTGCTGCGCGGCGAGAACCTGGCCATCGGGTACTTCGCCCAGCACCAGCTCGATTCGCTGGATCCACAGGCCAGCCCGTTGCTACATCTGCAGCGTATCGCCCCCGGCGAGCGCGAACAGACCCTCAAGGACTTCCTCGGCGGCTTCGACTTCCGCGGCGTTCGGGTGGACGAGCCGGTATTGAACTTCTCCGGTGGCGAGAAAGCGCGCCTGGCCCTGGCGCTGATCGCCTGGCAGAAGCCCAACCTGCTGCTGCTCGACGAGCCGACCAACCACCTCGACCTGGAAATGCGCCTGGCCTTGACCATGGCTCTACAGGAGTTTTCCGGGGCGGTCCTGGTAGTTTCCCACGACCGGCACCTGCTCAAAAGCACCACCGATGAATTCCTCCTGGTCGCCGATGGGCGCGTGGTGCCGTTCGATGGCGATCTCGACGATTACGCCCGTTGGCTGGTCGACTATCGCGCGCGCAAGGCGCCGCAGGCCGAGACCGCGCCGGGTGCGCCGACCGAACGCACCGACAAGCGCGCCCAGCGCCAGGCAGCGGCCGCGCTGCGCCAGCAGCTGGCGCCGCACAAGCGCGAGGCCGACAAGCTGGAGCGCGAACTCGGCGGCCTGCACGAAAAGCTAGCCGCTATCGAGGCGCGGCTGGGCGACAGCGCCCTGTACGACGTATCGCGAAAGGACGAATTGCGCGAGTTGCTGTCCGAACAATCGAGCCTGAAGGTTCGCGAAGGCGAGCTGGAGGAACGTTGGCTGGAGGCCCTGGAAACCCTCGAAGCCCTGCAGAAAGAACTAGAGGCCAGTGAGTGA
- a CDS encoding TIGR02444 family protein, with product MDVYARPGVETACLELQEQGADVCLLLVAAWLGRRGVSCSKERAQILENAARPWRETVIEPLRRLRCAWREAATHDACLAELREEMKAQELRAEREHLQRLADLATAWLEGQEANRSADAWLQACSRDICTEAERRALLVLGSAALQTAP from the coding sequence GTGGACGTCTATGCCCGGCCGGGCGTGGAAACGGCTTGCCTCGAGCTTCAGGAGCAAGGTGCGGACGTCTGCCTGTTGCTGGTCGCCGCCTGGCTTGGCAGGCGCGGTGTGAGCTGCTCGAAAGAACGCGCCCAGATCCTGGAGAACGCCGCGCGTCCCTGGCGCGAAACGGTCATCGAACCCCTGCGCAGATTGCGTTGCGCCTGGCGCGAAGCGGCAACCCACGACGCCTGCCTGGCCGAACTCCGCGAGGAAATGAAGGCCCAGGAACTACGAGCGGAACGGGAACACCTGCAACGCCTGGCCGACCTGGCCACAGCCTGGCTGGAGGGCCAGGAAGCGAATCGCAGTGCGGATGCCTGGCTGCAAGCCTGCAGCCGGGACATCTGCACGGAAGCAGAGCGCCGGGCTTTGCTGGTGCTTGGCTCGGCGGCTTTGCAGACAGCGCCTTAG
- a CDS encoding AlgP family protein, translating into MSANKKPVTTPLHLLQQLSHSLVEHLEGACKQALVDSEKLLAKLEKQRGKAQEKLHKARTKLQDAAKAGKTKAQAKARETISDLEEALDTLKARQADTRTYIVGLKRDVQESLKLAQGVGKVKEAAGKALESRKAKPATKPAAKAAAKPAVKTVAAKPAAKPAAKPVAKTAAAKPAAKPAAKPAAKPAAKPAAKTAAAKPAAKPVAKPAAKPAAKPAAKTAAAKPAAKPAAKPVAKPAAKPAAKTAAAKPAAKPAAKPVAKPAAKPAAKTAAAKPAAKPAAKPVAKPAAKPAAKTAAAKPAAKPAAKPAAKPAAKPAAKPVAAKPVAAKPATAPAAKPAATPSAPAAASSAASATPAAGSNGAAPTSAS; encoded by the coding sequence ATGTCGGCCAACAAGAAGCCCGTCACCACCCCCTTGCACCTGTTGCAGCAACTTTCCCACAGCCTTGTCGAGCACCTGGAAGGTGCGTGCAAACAAGCGCTGGTCGATTCGGAAAAGCTCCTGGCCAAACTTGAAAAGCAACGTGGCAAAGCCCAGGAAAAACTGCACAAGGCTCGCACCAAGCTGCAGGATGCTGCCAAGGCCGGCAAGACCAAGGCACAGGCCAAGGCGCGCGAGACCATCAGCGACCTGGAAGAGGCGTTGGATACCCTGAAGGCCCGGCAGGCGGACACCCGTACCTACATCGTCGGCCTCAAGCGTGACGTACAGGAAAGCCTCAAGCTGGCGCAGGGTGTCGGCAAGGTGAAGGAAGCTGCTGGCAAGGCTCTGGAGAGCCGCAAGGCGAAACCCGCGACCAAACCTGCTGCGAAGGCGGCAGCCAAGCCTGCGGTGAAAACCGTAGCGGCGAAGCCTGCGGCCAAGCCGGCGGCCAAGCCTGTGGCGAAAACCGCGGCAGCGAAGCCCGCAGCCAAGCCGGCGGCGAAGCCTGCTGCGAAACCGGCGGCCAAGCCCGCGGCGAAAACCGCAGCCGCGAAGCCCGCAGCCAAGCCGGTGGCGAAGCCTGCTGCGAAACCGGCGGCCAAGCCCGCGGCGAAAACCGCAGCCGCGAAGCCCGCAGCCAAGCCGGCGGCGAAGCCTGTGGCGAAACCGGCGGCCAAGCCCGCGGCGAAAACCGCAGCCGCGAAGCCCGCAGCCAAGCCGGCGGCGAAGCCTGTGGCGAAACCGGCGGCCAAGCCGGCGGCGAAAACCGCAGCCGCGAAGCCCGCAGCCAAGCCGGCGGCGAAGCCTGTGGCGAAACCGGCGGCCAAGCCCGCGGCGAAAACCGCAGCCGCGAAGCCCGCAGCCAAGCCGGCTGCGAAGCCTGCGGCAAAACCGGCGGCCAAGCCTGCGGCGAAACCCGTAGCCGCGAAACCTGTCGCAGCCAAGCCCGCCACCGCTCCTGCTGCGAAGCCTGCGGCGACTCCCAGCGCCCCGGCAGCCGCCTCCAGCGCTGCTTCGGCAACGCCTGCCGCGGGCAGCAACGGCGCCGCCCCGACCAGCGCCTCCTAA
- a CDS encoding FKBP-type peptidyl-prolyl cis-trans isomerase encodes MPRRLFIGLFLLPLPLFAAPPKDELAYAVGARLGMRLQQEMPGLELSELLLGLRQAYRGEALEIPPERIEQLLLQHENATTETPRTTPAEARFLANEKARFGVRELTGGVLVSELRRGQGNGIGAATQVHVRYRGLLADGQVFDQSESAEWFALDSVIEGWRTALRAMPVGARWRVVIPSAQAYGHEGAGDLIPPDAPLVFEIDLLGFR; translated from the coding sequence ATGCCGCGCCGCCTTTTCATCGGTCTTTTTCTACTGCCGCTGCCGCTTTTCGCCGCGCCTCCCAAGGACGAACTGGCCTATGCCGTAGGCGCCCGCCTGGGCATGCGCCTACAGCAGGAAATGCCCGGCCTAGAGCTATCCGAGCTACTTCTCGGACTGCGCCAGGCCTATCGCGGCGAGGCACTTGAAATCCCCCCCGAACGCATCGAACAACTTCTGCTGCAACACGAGAACGCCACGACGGAAACACCGCGGACCACACCCGCCGAGGCCCGCTTCCTGGCCAACGAAAAAGCCCGCTTCGGCGTCCGCGAATTGACCGGCGGCGTCCTCGTCAGCGAATTACGTCGTGGCCAAGGTAACGGCATCGGCGCGGCAACCCAGGTACACGTCCGTTACCGCGGCCTGCTTGCCGACGGTCAAGTGTTCGACCAGAGCGAAAGCGCCGAGTGGTTCGCCCTGGACAGTGTGATAGAGGGATGGCGCACAGCGTTGCGAGCGATGCCTGTCGGCGCGCGCTGGCGAGTGGTGATTCCTTCGGCGCAAGCCTATGGTCACGAAGGCGCTGGCGACCTGATCCCGCCCGACGCTCCGCTGGTCTTCGAGATCGACCTGCTGGGCTTCCGCTGA
- the rsd gene encoding sigma D regulator — MLESCRNAQERWGGVHQLIDRWLHERQQLVQAFDALSGIQAPAPNAEELQHFCQLLLDYVSAGHFEVYEQLTAEGKAFGDQRGLELAKQIFPRLEAITESALNFNDRCDNGDCREGACLIAELKVLRQQLHERFELEDCLIEVLHNAHSQSGAEGSAVPV; from the coding sequence ATGCTCGAAAGCTGCCGTAATGCCCAAGAGCGGTGGGGGGGCGTGCACCAACTGATCGATCGCTGGCTGCATGAGCGCCAGCAACTGGTGCAGGCCTTCGATGCCCTGAGCGGTATTCAGGCACCGGCGCCCAACGCCGAAGAACTCCAGCATTTCTGCCAATTGCTGCTGGACTACGTATCTGCCGGACACTTCGAGGTCTACGAGCAACTGACGGCGGAAGGCAAGGCCTTCGGCGATCAGCGCGGCCTGGAGCTGGCCAAGCAGATCTTCCCCCGGCTGGAAGCCATCACCGAATCCGCGCTGAACTTCAACGACCGCTGCGACAACGGCGATTGCCGTGAAGGAGCCTGCCTCATCGCGGAGCTGAAGGTCCTGCGGCAACAGTTGCACGAACGCTTCGAGCTGGAGGACTGCCTCATCGAAGTCCTGCACAACGCCCACAGCCAGAGCGGCGCAGAGGGTTCGGCAGTACCGGTCTGA
- a CDS encoding disulfide bond formation protein B, producing the protein MPLASPRQLFLLAFLACVAIMGGALYLEHVVGLEACPLCVVQRIFFILIGLTCLAGAIQGPGLRGRRIYSVLVFLLALGGGATAARQVWLQTVPLDQLPACLPSLDYMMQALPFQEVIRLVLHGTADCAQVSWTLFTLSIPEWSLLAFVAYLGFSIVQFLRRA; encoded by the coding sequence ATGCCCCTGGCCAGCCCCCGTCAGCTTTTCCTTCTCGCGTTCCTGGCCTGCGTCGCCATCATGGGCGGGGCGCTGTACCTGGAACATGTGGTTGGCCTGGAGGCCTGCCCGCTGTGCGTCGTGCAGCGGATCTTCTTCATCCTGATCGGCCTGACCTGCCTTGCTGGCGCGATCCAGGGGCCCGGCCTGCGTGGGCGGCGTATCTACTCCGTGCTGGTGTTCCTGCTCGCTCTCGGCGGCGGGGCCACGGCCGCCCGCCAGGTATGGTTGCAGACCGTTCCGCTGGACCAACTGCCGGCCTGCCTGCCCAGCCTCGACTACATGATGCAGGCGCTTCCCTTCCAGGAAGTGATCCGCCTGGTCCTGCATGGCACCGCGGATTGTGCCCAGGTGAGCTGGACGCTATTCACCCTGAGCATTCCGGAATGGAGCCTGCTGGCGTTCGTTGCCTATCTCGGCTTCTCCATCGTGCAGTTCCTCCGACGCGCCTGA